AATGACGCACCAGCTCACCCTCGCTGACGTCATCGGCATGCTCGAGCGCCGGTACCCGCCGGGCACGGCGGAGTCCTGGGACGCGGTCGGGCTCGTCGCCGGGGACCCCGACCGCCCCGTCCGCAAGGTGATGCTCGCGGTCGACCCCGTCCTCGACGTGGCCCGCGAGGCGCTCGCGTGGGGCGCCGACCTGCTGCTCACGCACCACCCTCTCTACCTGCGCGGCACGCACGGGGTCGGAGCCGACACCCCCAAGGGCCGGGTCGTGCACGAGCTCATCCGCGGGGGCTGCGCGCTCTACGTCGCGCACACCAACGCCGACAACGCGGCGGGCGGGGTGGCCGAGGCGCTTGCCGAGGCCCTGGGGATCGAGGACCTGCGCCCGCTCGTGGCCCAGCCCCGCACCGTGCTCGACGCCGTGGCCACCTACGTGCCCGTCAGCCACACCGAGGGCGTCCTCGACGCCCTGGCGGAGGCCGGCGCGGGGACCCTGGGCGCGTACGAGCGATCCGCCTTCGTCGTCGGTGGCAGCGGCACGTTCCGGCCGGTCACCGGCGCCGACCCCACCATCGGTGCGGTCGGGGAGGTCGTGACGGTGGCCGAGGAGCGCCTGGAGATGGTCGTCCCGCGCGGACGCCGCCAGGAGGCCATCGCCGCGCTCCGGGCCGCCCACCCGTACGAGGAGCCCGCGTTCTCCGTCGTCGAGCTCGCCCCCGAGGACGGCCCGACGGGGACCGGGCGCATCGGCACCCTGCGTGAGCCGGCGACGTTGCGCGCGTTCGCCGAGCGCGTCGCCGCCGCGCTGCCCGCCACGGCCCAGGGCATCCGCGTCTCGGGCGACCTCGACGCGGACGTGCGCACGGTCGCCGTGTGCGGGGGCTCGGGCGACAGCCTTCTCGGCACCGTCCGTGCCCTGGGCGCCGACGTCTACGTCACCGCCGACCTGCGTCACCACCCCACCTCCGAGGCTCGCGACGGCGGCCGGCCGTTCCTCGTCGACGCCGCCCACTGGGCCAGCGAGTGGCCCTGGCTGCCCCGTGCCGCCGAGGCGCTCGAGCAGGACGCCCGTTCCACCGGCGCCGCCCTCGAGACCAGGGTGAGCACCCGCGTCACCGACCCGTGGACCATCACCCTCGGACGGCGCGACGCCGGCCCAGGGGACCCGGCCACCCACCCCGACCACCCCACCGACGAGGGAGCCGACCAGTGACCACCGCACCCGTGGCCGACCAGCGCCGCCTGCTCGACATCCAGGCGCTCGACACGCGCGCCGCCCGGCTCAACCACCAGCGCCGCAGCCTGCCCGTGCACGCCGCGCTCGCCGAGCTCGACGGCCGCGCCGAGGACCTGGCCCGCGCCCAGCGTGAGGCCCGCACCGTCGTCTCCGACGTCCGCCGCGAGGTGACCAAGGCGGAGACCGACGTCGCCCAGGTCCGCGACCGCGCCGCCCGGCACCAGAAGCGGCTCGACGAGGGCACCGTCTCGGCCAAGGAGGCGCAGGCCCTCCAGCACGAGGTGGAGCAGCTCGCCCGCCGCCAGGGCGTGCTCGAGGAGATCGAGCTCGAGGCCATGGAGCGCCTGGAGGAGGCCGAGGGACGCGTCGCCGAGCTGGCCGCGCAGGAGGCCGCCATCGCGACCGACGTCGCCCGGCACACCGCGGAGCGTGACACGGCCTACGCCGAGCTCGACGCCCAGCTCGCCGAGGTCCAGGCCGAGCGCGAGAAGGTGGCGGCGCAGATCGACGCCGCGCTCCTCACCATGTACGACCGCGTCCGCTCCCGCACGGGCGGCCTGGGCGCCGTCGCGCTGTACGGCTCCCGCACGGAGGGCGCGCAGCTCGACTTCTCCCTCACCGAGCTCGAGGCCATCCACGCCGCGCCGCCCGAGCAGGTGGTGGTGGCGGAGGACTACGGCTACATCCTCGTCCGCATGGCCGAGAAGTGACCCAGCCCAGCCTTTTCGGGGACGACGCAGCGGAGGGGGGCGACCTGGTCGCGCTCGGGGGCGGCGGCCGGGCCGCGACGCCCGCGAGCACGCGCCGGCTCGTCGTCGAGGCCGACGGCGGGTCGCGGGGCAACCCCGGCCCCGCCGGGTACGGCGCGCTCGTCCGCGAGGGCGAGCGCGTGCTCGCCGAGCGCGGCGGCTTCCTCGGCGTCTGCTCGAACAACGTCGCCGAGTACACCGGGCTCATCGAGGGGCTGCGGGCCGCCGCGGCGATCGACCCGGGTGCGCAGGTGGAGGTCCGGATGGACTCCACGCTCGTCGTCGAGCAGATGTCCGGGCGCTGGAAGATCAAGCACGGGGACATGCGGCGCCTCGCCGACGACGCGCGGGCGGCGTTCGACCCCCGGCGCGTCACCTACATGTGGGTCCCGCGCGCGCTCAACGGCGACGCCGACGCCCTGGCCAACGCCGCCATGGACTCCCGCGGGGAGATCCGGCACGACTACGTCCGGGTCGCGGGCGAACCGACCGCCGCCGACCCCGCCTCCACCGCCCCAGCCGCCGCCGTCGTCGCCAACCCCGTCGCCGACCCCGCCTCCGCCGACCCCGGCGCGGCGGGCGACGTGGCCCCGCCGGCCGAGGTCCCGGCGCCCACCGCGCCGGAGGCGGCCCCGCGGCCCAAAGGCAGTGGCATCCCGATCCGCCGGGCCGACGGCGAGCCCGTCACCGTGGTCCTCGTGCGGCACGGCGTCACGACGATGACCGAGGCGGCGCGCTACTCCGGCGGCGACCGGCCCGGTCCGCCGCTGAGCGAGGCCGGGCGGGCCCAGGTCGCCCGTGCTGCCGGCCTGCTCGCCGGCCTCGGCGACACCCTGTGGACCGACCTGCCGCGGCCGACGGCGGTCATCGCCTCGCCCATGGTCCGCACGCAGGACACCGCCGCGATCCTCGTCGGGCGCCTCCGGCTCCCCGCGCCCGTCCTCGACGACGCCTTCGCCGAGTGCCGGTTCGGGGACTGGGAGGGGCTCACCGTGGAGGAGATGGAGGAGCGCTGGCCCGGGGAGCTGGCGCGCTGGGCCACCGAGGACGGCGTCCGACCGTCCGGGGGCGGTGAGTCGATGATCGAGCTGGGGGAGCGGGTCGGGGCGCGGCTGCGGGCGCTGGCGCACGAGCGCGCCGGTGAGACCGTCGTGGTCGCCGCGCACGCCGTCGTCATCCGGGCCGCCGTCGGCATCGTCGCGACGATGCCCCCGTCGGCGTGGAACAGCGTCCGGGTCCCACCCGCCTCCGTCACCGTGCTGCGCCTGTGGCCCGGTGGCGTCGGCGAGCTCACCGTCGTCGCCTGCCCGGCCGAGCTCGGGGCCTGAGCTCCGGCGGCGGGCCCGCCCCCTACGTGAGGTGCCGGGTCTTGACCGTGCGCTCGCCCGCGCCAGGGGCGTCGTCGGCGTCCTCGGCTGCCGTGACCTTCACGCCGTAGAGCGAGCTGATGACCGCGAGCACCTGCTCGAGCGGCTCCTCCGAGCTGAACGTCACCTGCATGTCGTCACCTCCAGGCCGGCGGCCCGGCGTCGGGCCGATGTGGCGCTCACGGTAGACCGCGCGCGGCCTCCGCGGCCGCGGTTCGGCAACGCGAATGCGTCTTCCGTCGATCACGGCGGGCGAAAACCCCTCCCGGCGCGGCCCGTCCTGGGTGTTCAATGGCGCTGGGCGGGCAGCCGGCGCCGGCGCGCTCGCGGGTCGAGGAGGTGCCCATGCGGGTCGACGCGTACGCGACGTCGCTGTCCTGGATTCCCTCGGAGTCGGTCTCCGGCTGGCTGCGGGCCAGCTTCGAGCTGGGCGTCTCCCACTACGACGAACCGCCGGTGGACCGGGTGGTCGGTGCGGACGCCGTCGCGCACCTACGCGCGGACGACCGCTTCCGCTTCGCCAACGTCCTGCACGCCTGGGCGGAGTTCGACGAGGAGCGGCCCGTGGAGTGGGGGTACGCCGCGGACTCGGGGCTGGTCATGGGCGCGACGACCGTGCGCGTGGCGAGCGTGGGGGCCACCTTCGCCGGCTACGCCTTGCCGGACCTGCGCCCCGAGCCCGCCGTCACGGGCGACGCCGTCACCTTCGGCCAGACCGTCGGCGGGCGCACCGGCGTGCCGCTGCCCCGGCCCGTGCCCCACCCCCCGTTCGTCCTCTGGCAGGCGCCGATCGTGTGGACGACCCTGCGCCTCACCCTGCGGGCCGGTCGGCCGGCGGAGGTCGACCTGCCCGGCGCGAGCGCGTTCCCCCGCCACTGGGTCTACGGCCCCGACGGCGCCCTCCTGCTCAAGAGCGGCCTCACCGACCAGAAGGGGTGGATGGACCACTCGTTCGGCCCCCGCACGCCGTGGGGCGAGCAGGATGCGCCGGCCCTCGTCGTCGCCGCGGAGAGCGAGCTGGAACGTCGCATGTCGCACGACCTCATGCGCGGCGAACGACCCCCGCAGATCCGCACCGTGCCGGCCGGCGACGTCGTCACCCGCCAGGGCGAGCCGGGCGCGGAGCTCTTCCTCCTCCTCGACGGGATCCTCGCCGTGGACGTCGACGGGACCCGGGTCGCCGACGTCGGGCCGGGCGCCATGCTCGGGGAGCGGGCGGTGCTCGAGGGCGGCCGGCGCACGTCGACGCTCACGGCCGTGACCCCGGTCCGGCTTGCCGTGGCGCCCGCCGAGGCGGTCGACGTGGAGCGGTTGCGCGCGCTGGCCGCCCTCCACCGCCGGGAGGAGTGAGCGGGGGGTGAACGGGACGTGAGCGGCACGGCGGACGACCTCCCGCAGGGCACGCTGACGCTGCTCTTCACCGACATCGAGGGATCCACCCGGCTCCTGCGCACGCTCGGGCCGGAGTACGCCGAGGTCCTCACGACGCAGCGCGCCATCCACCGTGACGCGTTCGCCCGCTGGGGCGGGCACGAGCTGGGCACCGAGGGCGACAGCTTCTTCGTCGTCTTCACCTCGGCGGGTGCCGCCGTCCGAGCGGCGTACG
The sequence above is a segment of the Georgenia faecalis genome. Coding sequences within it:
- a CDS encoding Nif3-like dinuclear metal center hexameric protein, translated to MTHQLTLADVIGMLERRYPPGTAESWDAVGLVAGDPDRPVRKVMLAVDPVLDVAREALAWGADLLLTHHPLYLRGTHGVGADTPKGRVVHELIRGGCALYVAHTNADNAAGGVAEALAEALGIEDLRPLVAQPRTVLDAVATYVPVSHTEGVLDALAEAGAGTLGAYERSAFVVGGSGTFRPVTGADPTIGAVGEVVTVAEERLEMVVPRGRRQEAIAALRAAHPYEEPAFSVVELAPEDGPTGTGRIGTLREPATLRAFAERVAAALPATAQGIRVSGDLDADVRTVAVCGGSGDSLLGTVRALGADVYVTADLRHHPTSEARDGGRPFLVDAAHWASEWPWLPRAAEALEQDARSTGAALETRVSTRVTDPWTITLGRRDAGPGDPATHPDHPTDEGADQ
- a CDS encoding zinc ribbon domain-containing protein produces the protein MTTAPVADQRRLLDIQALDTRAARLNHQRRSLPVHAALAELDGRAEDLARAQREARTVVSDVRREVTKAETDVAQVRDRAARHQKRLDEGTVSAKEAQALQHEVEQLARRQGVLEEIELEAMERLEEAEGRVAELAAQEAAIATDVARHTAERDTAYAELDAQLAEVQAEREKVAAQIDAALLTMYDRVRSRTGGLGAVALYGSRTEGAQLDFSLTELEAIHAAPPEQVVVAEDYGYILVRMAEK
- a CDS encoding bifunctional RNase H/acid phosphatase, which codes for MTQPSLFGDDAAEGGDLVALGGGGRAATPASTRRLVVEADGGSRGNPGPAGYGALVREGERVLAERGGFLGVCSNNVAEYTGLIEGLRAAAAIDPGAQVEVRMDSTLVVEQMSGRWKIKHGDMRRLADDARAAFDPRRVTYMWVPRALNGDADALANAAMDSRGEIRHDYVRVAGEPTAADPASTAPAAAVVANPVADPASADPGAAGDVAPPAEVPAPTAPEAAPRPKGSGIPIRRADGEPVTVVLVRHGVTTMTEAARYSGGDRPGPPLSEAGRAQVARAAGLLAGLGDTLWTDLPRPTAVIASPMVRTQDTAAILVGRLRLPAPVLDDAFAECRFGDWEGLTVEEMEERWPGELARWATEDGVRPSGGGESMIELGERVGARLRALAHERAGETVVVAAHAVVIRAAVGIVATMPPSAWNSVRVPPASVTVLRLWPGGVGELTVVACPAELGA
- a CDS encoding cyclic nucleotide-binding domain-containing protein, with the translated sequence MRVDAYATSLSWIPSESVSGWLRASFELGVSHYDEPPVDRVVGADAVAHLRADDRFRFANVLHAWAEFDEERPVEWGYAADSGLVMGATTVRVASVGATFAGYALPDLRPEPAVTGDAVTFGQTVGGRTGVPLPRPVPHPPFVLWQAPIVWTTLRLTLRAGRPAEVDLPGASAFPRHWVYGPDGALLLKSGLTDQKGWMDHSFGPRTPWGEQDAPALVVAAESELERRMSHDLMRGERPPQIRTVPAGDVVTRQGEPGAELFLLLDGILAVDVDGTRVADVGPGAMLGERAVLEGGRRTSTLTAVTPVRLAVAPAEAVDVERLRALAALHRREE